A single window of Flavobacterium aestivum DNA harbors:
- the radA gene encoding DNA repair protein RadA, translating to MAKVKTTFFCQNCGAQYAKWQGQCNSCKEWNTIAEEIIQKQEKVAWNSDSSSSGKAPKPLRINEIDSTEEIRLNTTDGELNRVLGGGIVPGSLTLLGGEPGIGKSTLLLQISLKLPYKTLYVSGEESQKQIKMRAERITPNGDNCYILTETKTQNIFKQIETIQPEIVIIDSIQTLHTDYIESTSGSISQIRETTAELIKFAKETNIPVILIGHITKDGTIAGPKILEHMVDTVLQFEGDRNHVYRILRSLKNRFGSTAEIGIYEMLGSGLREVSNPSEILISHKNEELSGTAIATTLEGMRPLMIEIQSLVSTAVYGTPQRSTTGYNAKRLNMILAVLEKRAGFRLGAKDVFLNITGGISVDDPAIDLAVVAAILSSNEDIPVNKDFCFAGEVGLSGEIRPVNRVDQRIQEAEKLGFSTIFVSKYNKIALKNPGIKIQLVAKIEDVASQLFG from the coding sequence ATGGCTAAAGTAAAAACAACATTTTTTTGCCAGAATTGCGGTGCACAATATGCCAAATGGCAAGGTCAGTGTAATTCTTGCAAAGAATGGAATACTATTGCCGAGGAAATCATTCAAAAACAAGAAAAAGTTGCCTGGAATAGCGATTCATCTTCTAGTGGTAAAGCCCCAAAACCTTTAAGAATAAACGAAATTGACAGCACCGAAGAAATTCGACTGAATACTACCGACGGGGAACTCAACAGAGTACTTGGTGGTGGAATCGTTCCTGGCTCTCTCACTCTTTTAGGAGGTGAACCTGGTATTGGGAAAAGTACCCTTTTATTGCAAATTTCTTTAAAGTTACCTTATAAAACATTATACGTTTCGGGAGAAGAAAGTCAAAAGCAAATCAAGATGCGCGCTGAACGTATCACTCCCAATGGAGATAATTGCTACATCCTTACTGAAACCAAAACACAGAATATTTTCAAACAAATTGAAACTATTCAGCCTGAAATTGTCATAATCGATTCAATTCAGACTTTACATACTGATTATATAGAATCAACTTCCGGAAGTATTTCTCAAATACGAGAAACCACTGCAGAACTGATTAAGTTTGCCAAGGAAACCAATATACCAGTAATTTTAATTGGACATATTACTAAAGACGGAACAATTGCCGGTCCAAAAATTCTAGAGCATATGGTAGACACAGTGCTTCAATTTGAAGGTGATCGAAATCATGTCTATCGTATTTTGCGTTCACTGAAGAACCGTTTTGGTTCTACTGCCGAAATTGGAATTTACGAAATGCTTGGCAGCGGATTAAGAGAAGTATCTAATCCTTCCGAAATATTAATTTCACACAAAAACGAAGAACTGTCCGGAACAGCTATTGCTACAACACTCGAGGGCATGCGCCCCTTGATGATCGAAATACAATCACTAGTGAGTACTGCTGTTTATGGAACTCCACAACGAAGCACCACGGGTTACAATGCCAAAAGACTAAATATGATTTTGGCTGTTTTAGAAAAAAGAGCTGGTTTCCGATTGGGAGCTAAAGACGTTTTCCTGAATATAACTGGTGGAATCTCTGTAGACGACCCAGCCATCGATTTGGCAGTAGTAGCCGCAATTTTATCATCTAATGAAGATATTCCAGTCAATAAAGACTTTTGCTTTGCAGGCGAAGTTGGTCTTTCGGGCGAAATACGTCCTGTAAACCGAGTAGATCAGCGCATTCAAGAAGCTGAAAAATTAGGGTTTTCGACCATTTTTGTGTCCAAATACAACAAGATAGCTTTAAAAAATCCTGGAATAAAGATTCAATTGGTTGCCAAAATTGAAGACGTAGCCAGTCAATTATTCGGATAG
- a CDS encoding transglycosylase domain-containing protein, giving the protein MRTTKQKILLTSKIIGVVFILLIIGFLVFRNELLNQAIDKVSTTMNLEYNSSFVIKKASFNGLSGIELEEITLAPKNLDTLFKIQKIKTSVNLLHLFIGDVQLGTLEIKNGNVLLTKKGNVKNFGAFLKKDKNEPKTTKKRDYAEFAYRIITKILNLVPTDMTLDNLVFKLDDNGKKATINIKKLTLFKSKLESSIDVQTNTFTQRWRINGFADPRNKKGDIRFFNIDTGAIKVPYFDERYNLKASFDSIRLKVQNIDMSHGELHLDGFTSITNLKMNHKRIANKDVVIKNARFDYRFLLGSDFISIDSSSTIQFNKIKLHPYLSYNTEKDTVYKLKVAIPKMRAQDFITSLPDGLFTHFQGMEATGGFDYKLDFMFNKNKPNTIVFKSNINKQNLNIIKYGNIDLAKLNGEFTYRAIDNGVPQRPIFVGSSNPYYTPFDQISPYLQKCVLTSEDPSFMSHHGFINEAFKQSILKNIRTKKFSRGASTISMQLVKNVFLTREKTLSRKLEEILLVYIIENNRITSKQRMLEVYFNIIEWGPNVYGIGEAAEFYFQKKPADLNVRECLYLATIIPKPKKFMWQFDQEGLQKSYATKQQAFLRNLMFRRGLLVPEDTIGLSAPVTLTGRAHSLLNIKVKDTTVIDSIAVKEEFDF; this is encoded by the coding sequence ATGAGAACCACTAAACAAAAGATCCTCCTAACTTCCAAAATTATTGGAGTAGTTTTCATTCTTCTCATTATTGGTTTTCTCGTGTTTAGAAACGAATTGCTAAATCAAGCCATTGATAAAGTTTCGACTACCATGAATCTGGAATACAACAGTTCTTTTGTCATAAAAAAAGCTTCTTTTAATGGACTTTCCGGAATAGAACTGGAAGAAATAACCTTAGCACCAAAAAATTTGGACACGCTTTTTAAAATTCAAAAAATAAAAACAAGCGTCAATTTATTGCATTTATTCATTGGTGATGTTCAACTCGGGACTCTAGAAATCAAAAATGGAAATGTCCTGTTAACTAAAAAAGGTAATGTCAAGAATTTTGGTGCCTTCTTGAAAAAAGACAAAAACGAACCAAAAACAACTAAAAAAAGAGATTATGCGGAATTTGCCTATCGCATCATTACTAAAATTCTCAATTTGGTTCCAACAGACATGACCCTTGACAATTTAGTTTTCAAACTAGACGATAATGGAAAAAAGGCAACTATTAACATCAAAAAACTAACCTTATTTAAAAGCAAATTAGAATCTTCTATAGATGTACAAACCAATACTTTTACACAAAGATGGAGAATAAATGGTTTTGCTGACCCAAGAAATAAAAAAGGTGACATCCGATTTTTCAATATAGATACTGGTGCCATCAAAGTTCCATATTTTGACGAACGTTATAATCTAAAAGCCAGTTTTGACTCAATTAGATTAAAAGTTCAAAACATCGACATGAGTCATGGAGAATTGCATCTAGATGGTTTCACCTCGATTACGAACCTAAAAATGAACCATAAACGAATTGCCAATAAAGATGTAGTCATCAAAAACGCAAGATTTGATTATCGTTTCTTGTTGGGGTCTGATTTCATTTCTATAGATAGTAGTTCAACTATCCAATTCAATAAAATCAAATTACATCCTTACTTATCCTATAACACCGAAAAAGATACGGTTTATAAACTCAAAGTTGCTATCCCGAAAATGAGAGCTCAAGATTTCATCACTTCTCTTCCTGATGGATTGTTTACCCATTTTCAAGGTATGGAAGCTACTGGAGGTTTTGATTATAAATTGGATTTCATGTTCAATAAAAACAAACCGAATACCATTGTTTTCAAGAGTAACATAAACAAACAAAATCTAAACATAATCAAATACGGAAATATTGATCTAGCCAAACTAAACGGAGAATTCACTTATCGAGCAATTGATAATGGCGTGCCTCAACGTCCAATATTTGTTGGCTCAAGCAATCCGTATTACACGCCTTTCGATCAAATTTCGCCATATTTACAAAAATGTGTTTTGACCTCAGAAGATCCGTCTTTTATGTCACATCACGGTTTTATAAACGAAGCCTTCAAACAATCTATTCTTAAAAACATTCGTACCAAAAAGTTTTCTCGCGGAGCGAGTACCATAAGTATGCAATTGGTCAAAAATGTATTCCTTACCAGAGAAAAAACCTTATCGAGAAAACTGGAAGAAATCCTTTTGGTATACATCATAGAAAACAACCGAATCACGAGCAAACAACGTATGCTGGAGGTTTATTTCAACATTATCGAATGGGGTCCAAATGTATATGGAATAGGTGAAGCTGCGGAATTTTATTTCCAGAAAAAACCAGCCGATCTAAATGTACGCGAATGTTTATATCTAGCAACAATTATCCCAAAACCAAAGAAATTCATGTGGCAATTTGATCAGGAAGGTTTGCAAAAATCTTATGCAACCAAACAACAGGCATTCTTGAGAAACCTCATGTTCCGCCGCGGGTTGTTAGTTCCTGAAGATACAATAGGTCTGTCGGCTCCAGTAACGCTTACAGGACGTGCACATTCCTTATTGAACATCAAAGTGAAGGATACAACTGTTATTGATTCTATAGCAGTTAAAGAAGAGTTTGATTTTTAA
- a CDS encoding LytR/AlgR family response regulator transcription factor produces the protein MNFQKIKSVIVEDELAAREVLKNYLSKYCPQVEVIGEAQNIKEAVPLLHELQPQLVFLDVEMPFGNAFDVLEACKDLHFETIFVTAFSEYSLRALNQSAAYYLLKPISIEELIVAVNKVHHQILNHEIFNRNKIIVANFQEAKPEKQQVILPTLEGFEVVKMEEIVRLRGNGNFTDLYLHNGDKKMVCRFLKHFSEILPLPFIRVHKSHIINLNCVKSYNKGGIITLNDTTEIEVSPTYKEDFLKNFK, from the coding sequence ATGAATTTTCAAAAGATAAAAAGTGTTATTGTCGAAGACGAATTGGCGGCTCGTGAAGTACTCAAGAATTATTTGAGCAAGTATTGTCCGCAAGTTGAGGTCATTGGCGAAGCACAAAACATAAAAGAAGCAGTTCCTTTGTTGCATGAATTGCAACCACAGTTGGTTTTCCTGGATGTCGAAATGCCTTTCGGGAATGCTTTTGATGTTTTAGAAGCCTGTAAAGATTTGCATTTTGAGACTATTTTTGTAACGGCTTTTTCGGAATATTCTTTGAGAGCTTTAAATCAGAGTGCAGCGTATTATTTGCTAAAACCCATCAGTATTGAAGAATTAATTGTTGCGGTAAATAAAGTGCACCATCAAATCCTTAATCACGAGATTTTTAATAGGAATAAGATAATTGTTGCCAATTTTCAGGAAGCTAAACCCGAAAAGCAACAGGTGATTTTGCCAACACTTGAAGGTTTTGAAGTTGTAAAAATGGAGGAAATAGTTCGTCTTCGGGGCAATGGTAATTTCACCGACTTGTATCTTCATAACGGAGATAAAAAAATGGTATGCCGCTTTTTGAAACACTTTTCAGAAATCTTACCCTTGCCTTTTATACGCGTTCACAAATCCCATATTATCAATTTGAACTGTGTGAAATCGTATAACAAAGGCGGTATTATCACCTTGAATGACACCACAGAAATTGAGGTTTCTCCAACGTATAAAGAGGATTTCCTGAAGAATTTTAAATAG
- a CDS encoding tetratricopeptide repeat-containing sensor histidine kinase: MRLLTIYFYFLLSLLLFPFGAVAQDTISKSKAMPASKMRKVTNDLKKSLDNNDETQIAQNYERLANEFLNKGDNAKAEEYFKKAITSYTKLKLVDDKTRVTRSLAKVQESQKNYESAIKNYEVAGAIAEDKSLEKINANDANRLRSVASPIAQAGYVDSNIELLKKENKKDEVSDAYVKKAENSLQQKNKEVAIESYNQALAYAKGKPATIIKINNEIAKVYASDNQFDKAIGINEKLLAEAKTKQDFTTQIKQLQSLSTLYFKKEEPNKAITALKEAFTLALQKGNSAEAKKSLTSLTQYYNEKGNNKESLELYNQFLQNFDQLIQSDTTLIDAKTFQVSEDKIRQLEKEKLLKDELITKKNTFNYFLLGSIALLLLLFSWIVKTLFSIKTKNKEIALQSLRREMNPHFIFNSLNSVNQFIAENKEREANKYLTSYSNLMRNTMENSNKDFVTLDNELEQLKKYLELEHLRFHDKFDFKISVDPELDSERTMVPNMIIQPHLENSIWHGLRYLEAKGLLQLQVQLTNEKVVVRIEDNGIGLAKSQELKTTNQKAHQSRGMSNTKERISLLNELYKKNIVFQISEKALPETGTVVEIIFPLIDKIG, encoded by the coding sequence ATGCGCTTACTAACAATATATTTCTACTTCCTTCTCTCCTTGTTATTGTTTCCTTTTGGAGCAGTGGCACAGGATACTATATCCAAAAGTAAAGCCATGCCTGCTTCTAAGATGCGTAAGGTGACTAATGATTTGAAAAAATCTTTGGACAATAATGACGAAACTCAGATTGCTCAAAACTATGAGCGATTGGCTAATGAGTTTCTAAATAAGGGAGATAATGCTAAAGCCGAAGAGTATTTTAAAAAAGCAATTACGAGCTACACCAAATTAAAATTGGTAGATGATAAAACCCGTGTAACCAGAAGTCTAGCCAAAGTACAGGAATCCCAAAAAAATTATGAATCGGCGATTAAGAATTATGAAGTGGCAGGTGCTATTGCCGAGGATAAAAGCCTAGAGAAAATAAATGCTAATGATGCCAATAGGTTGCGTTCTGTAGCAAGTCCCATAGCTCAAGCAGGTTATGTTGATTCGAATATAGAGTTGCTCAAAAAGGAAAATAAAAAAGATGAGGTTTCGGATGCATATGTGAAAAAGGCCGAAAACTCGCTTCAGCAAAAAAATAAGGAAGTTGCTATAGAAAGTTACAATCAAGCACTCGCTTATGCAAAAGGAAAGCCGGCAACCATTATTAAAATTAATAACGAAATTGCCAAAGTGTATGCTTCAGATAACCAGTTTGACAAAGCAATTGGTATTAACGAAAAGCTTTTGGCGGAAGCCAAAACCAAACAGGATTTTACTACTCAAATCAAGCAATTACAATCGTTGTCTACTCTTTATTTCAAAAAAGAAGAACCAAACAAAGCCATCACAGCTTTGAAAGAAGCTTTTACTTTGGCACTACAAAAAGGAAATTCAGCCGAAGCCAAAAAGAGCTTGACCTCTTTGACTCAGTATTACAATGAAAAGGGGAATAACAAAGAAAGTTTGGAATTATATAACCAATTTCTTCAAAATTTTGATCAATTAATACAATCTGATACGACTCTGATTGATGCCAAAACATTCCAGGTTAGTGAAGATAAAATTCGTCAATTAGAAAAGGAAAAATTGTTGAAGGATGAGCTAATTACAAAGAAAAACACTTTTAATTATTTTCTTTTGGGTTCAATAGCCTTGCTTTTATTGCTGTTTTCATGGATTGTAAAAACGCTTTTTTCCATTAAAACAAAAAATAAAGAAATAGCATTGCAATCGTTGCGTAGGGAAATGAATCCGCATTTTATTTTCAACAGCCTTAATAGTGTTAACCAGTTTATAGCCGAAAATAAAGAGCGGGAAGCCAATAAATACTTGACTTCCTACTCTAATTTGATGCGAAATACGATGGAGAATTCCAACAAGGATTTCGTTACATTGGATAACGAATTGGAGCAATTGAAAAAGTATTTAGAATTGGAACATTTGCGTTTTCATGATAAGTTTGATTTCAAGATTAGTGTTGATCCAGAATTGGATTCAGAAAGGACTATGGTGCCAAATATGATTATTCAGCCACATTTAGAGAATTCTATCTGGCATGGTTTGCGTTATTTGGAAGCCAAAGGATTATTACAATTGCAAGTTCAATTAACGAATGAGAAAGTGGTGGTCCGTATTGAAGACAACGGAATTGGTTTAGCCAAAAGCCAAGAGCTGAAAACGACTAATCAAAAAGCGCATCAATCGCGGGGAATGAGTAATACGAAAGAGCGTATTAGTTTGCTTAATGAGCTGTACAAAAAGAATATTGTTTTTCAAATTTCGGAGAAAGCTCTTCCAGAAACAGGAACGGTAGTCGAAATTATTTTTCCATTAATTGATAAAATAGGATGA
- a CDS encoding vWA domain-containing protein, whose product MKSTLLITALLATTFSFASCNSSNAKPIKNTRIENPKANENNKIQVALLLDTSNSMDGLIDQAKSRLWNIVNTLTTLKYSGKTPDIEIALYEYGNDGLAHQSNYIRQVTPLTTDLDLISEKLFSLRTNGGNEYCGAVIQDATKKLQWEKASNNMKLIYIAGNEAFNQGGINYKEAISDAMKNDIYVNTIFCGSSSEGINSFWKDGADYGKGKYFNIDSNQSVQYVSTPYDDQISKCNLKINDTYIGYGAKGSSKKMNQEAQDKNAQGVSAANYAERAVSKSKAVYKNDSWDLVDRVKEDPKAIAKIKKEELPAELQNKSEAEVEMIVTQKTKEREMIQKEIGDLAKKRQQYIDAEAKKTKSQDDLGNAINTSIVALAKAKGYTVEK is encoded by the coding sequence ATGAAATCGACTCTATTAATCACAGCACTTTTGGCAACGACATTCTCTTTTGCAAGTTGCAATTCTTCAAATGCGAAACCTATAAAAAACACAAGAATAGAAAATCCTAAAGCAAATGAAAACAACAAAATTCAAGTCGCGCTTTTATTAGATACTTCCAATAGTATGGATGGATTAATCGATCAAGCCAAATCTAGACTTTGGAACATTGTAAACACTTTGACTACGCTTAAATATTCTGGTAAAACTCCCGATATCGAAATTGCTTTGTATGAATATGGTAATGACGGATTAGCGCATCAATCCAATTATATTAGACAAGTTACACCGCTTACTACCGACTTGGATTTGATTTCCGAAAAATTATTCTCTTTAAGAACCAATGGTGGTAATGAATATTGTGGTGCAGTAATTCAAGATGCCACAAAGAAATTACAATGGGAAAAAGCAAGCAATAATATGAAACTCATCTATATTGCAGGAAACGAGGCTTTCAACCAAGGCGGAATAAACTATAAAGAAGCCATAAGTGATGCAATGAAAAATGATATTTATGTGAATACTATTTTTTGCGGAAGCAGCTCAGAAGGCATTAACTCCTTTTGGAAAGACGGTGCCGATTATGGAAAAGGAAAATACTTTAACATTGACTCTAACCAATCTGTGCAATACGTGTCAACGCCATATGACGATCAAATATCCAAATGCAATCTAAAGATAAATGACACCTATATTGGCTATGGAGCAAAAGGTTCTTCTAAAAAAATGAACCAAGAAGCTCAAGACAAAAATGCACAGGGTGTATCTGCTGCTAATTATGCCGAGCGTGCTGTAAGTAAATCTAAAGCGGTGTACAAAAATGATAGCTGGGACTTAGTGGATCGAGTAAAAGAAGACCCTAAAGCCATAGCAAAAATTAAAAAAGAAGAACTACCAGCTGAGCTTCAAAACAAATCTGAAGCCGAAGTAGAAATGATTGTTACCCAAAAAACAAAAGAAAGAGAAATGATTCAAAAAGAAATTGGGGATTTGGCCAAAAAACGTCAACAATATATTGATGCCGAAGCTAAAAAAACAAAATCACAAGACGATTTGGGGAATGCCATAAATACATCTATCGTGGCTTTGGCAAAAGCCAAAGGTTATACCGTAGAAAAATAA
- a CDS encoding murein L,D-transpeptidase catalytic domain-containing protein, with the protein MRKAFFFLIFIGVFCSSLNCMNKKDNKTFPKTSKEKLESQIIEVKKLVNGNSKYNAEIGFFIDMKIASGKNRFFIYDLKNNKLLDKGLVGHGSGSETGIPGKLKFSNTKNSLCTSLGKYSIGYSYKGIFGKAYKLYGLDKTNSNAFDRNIVLHKYFDIPFEEQENEICNSYGCPMVNERFFGVLEKIIDNSKKKIILTIYY; encoded by the coding sequence ATGAGAAAAGCATTCTTCTTTCTGATTTTTATTGGAGTTTTTTGTTCCAGTCTAAATTGCATGAATAAAAAAGACAATAAAACATTCCCTAAAACTTCAAAAGAAAAACTAGAAAGTCAAATCATTGAAGTTAAAAAGCTTGTAAATGGCAATTCAAAATACAATGCAGAAATTGGCTTTTTTATAGATATGAAAATTGCATCTGGAAAAAATCGGTTTTTTATATATGATTTAAAAAACAACAAATTACTTGACAAAGGACTAGTGGGTCACGGTTCCGGTTCAGAAACCGGAATTCCGGGAAAGCTAAAATTTAGCAATACTAAGAACTCACTTTGTACTTCATTAGGAAAATATTCCATTGGCTATTCCTATAAAGGCATATTTGGAAAAGCATATAAATTATATGGTTTAGACAAGACTAACAGTAATGCTTTTGATAGAAATATAGTTTTGCATAAATATTTTGATATACCATTTGAAGAACAAGAAAACGAAATTTGCAACAGTTATGGATGCCCAATGGTTAATGAAAGATTTTTTGGCGTACTTGAAAAAATAATAGACAACTCAAAAAAGAAAATCATTCTTACTATATACTATTGA
- a CDS encoding DUF4139 domain-containing protein: MFKKTILSAFLFVTALALAQKPIFTTAKVKAATVYFNAAEISQTSTVNLPLGTSEIVIKNVAVDLNENSVQISAPATLTVLSVQFTNDYVSEYEIDLKSPALKRVKDSIVLVQKELLKVGNSKNSEVKTMALLDRNQQVSGVNSGLNVMELMKMVDYYKTKQTEIANTINTLTEREQKLNEILKKLNNKLEVDTSKEEKTSSGKLIVQVMNNLAGAVPLDITYLSNSASWAPFYDLRTESVTAPINMMYKAQIVQNTGVDWKKVKLTLSSGIPNQNNQAPLLNTWFLNYRQNEIVTAAYGMRREKKAMQGVAGSVRMDNEEMAPKPIMLAESSVSNYTTVAENQLNISFDIDIPYDILSNGKVHSVSLKEIKLPASYKYYAVPKADKDAFLLAEIADYSKYNLLRGEANIIFEGMYVGKTFIEPSQTSDTLSLSMGRDKKVTIKREKVVDQSGTKFLSSKKEQTFTFDISIRNNKKEAIEMLLKDQYPLSSNKDIEVELLQSDNAKVNLETGILSWQLHMKPNETKKIRISYKVRYPKDQVIENL, from the coding sequence ATGTTTAAAAAAACAATACTATCCGCCTTTTTATTCGTTACTGCTTTGGCATTGGCACAAAAACCAATTTTCACGACTGCCAAAGTAAAAGCAGCAACAGTATATTTTAATGCTGCCGAGATTTCGCAAACCTCCACAGTAAATTTGCCATTGGGCACCAGCGAAATAGTGATCAAAAACGTAGCTGTTGATCTAAATGAAAATTCGGTGCAAATAAGTGCACCAGCAACACTAACCGTTCTTTCTGTTCAGTTCACCAATGATTATGTTTCGGAATATGAAATAGATCTAAAATCACCGGCACTAAAAAGAGTAAAAGACAGCATTGTTTTGGTACAGAAAGAGCTTCTAAAAGTGGGCAATTCTAAAAATTCCGAAGTCAAAACAATGGCACTTTTGGACAGAAACCAACAAGTTTCTGGAGTTAATTCTGGTTTGAATGTGATGGAATTAATGAAAATGGTTGATTATTATAAAACCAAACAAACCGAAATTGCCAATACGATAAATACGTTAACCGAAAGAGAACAAAAACTGAATGAGATTCTTAAAAAACTAAACAACAAACTCGAAGTTGATACCAGCAAAGAAGAGAAAACCTCATCAGGAAAATTGATTGTACAGGTTATGAATAATTTGGCAGGAGCAGTTCCGTTAGACATAACTTATTTGTCAAATAGTGCTTCATGGGCACCTTTCTACGATTTGCGTACCGAAAGCGTAACCGCACCAATAAATATGATGTACAAAGCTCAAATAGTTCAAAACACAGGAGTCGATTGGAAAAAAGTAAAACTAACTTTGTCCAGTGGTATTCCTAATCAAAACAATCAGGCTCCCTTGTTGAATACTTGGTTTTTGAATTACAGACAAAATGAAATAGTGACTGCTGCTTATGGTATGAGACGTGAGAAAAAAGCAATGCAAGGAGTCGCTGGAAGTGTTAGAATGGACAATGAAGAAATGGCTCCAAAACCTATAATGTTGGCAGAATCTTCTGTTTCAAACTATACCACTGTAGCCGAAAATCAACTAAATATCTCTTTTGATATTGATATTCCTTATGATATTTTATCCAACGGAAAAGTACACAGTGTCTCGCTAAAAGAGATCAAACTTCCTGCCTCTTATAAATATTATGCAGTACCGAAAGCTGATAAAGATGCATTTTTGCTAGCTGAAATTGCTGATTACAGCAAATACAACTTACTAAGAGGTGAAGCCAATATCATTTTTGAAGGCATGTATGTAGGCAAAACATTTATAGAACCAAGTCAAACCAGTGACACTTTGAGTTTGAGTATGGGACGTGACAAGAAAGTGACTATAAAACGAGAAAAAGTAGTGGATCAATCGGGTACCAAGTTTTTATCTTCCAAGAAAGAACAAACTTTTACCTTTGATATCTCTATTAGAAACAACAAAAAAGAGGCGATCGAAATGTTACTAAAAGACCAATATCCGCTAAGTTCTAATAAAGACATTGAAGTTGAATTATTACAAAGCGATAATGCAAAAGTAAACCTAGAAACAGGAATCCTCTCTTGGCAATTGCATATGAAACCGAATGAAACCAAGAAAATCAGGATTAGTTACAAAGTACGCTATCCTAAGGATCAAGTTATAGAAAACCTGTAA
- a CDS encoding PQQ-dependent sugar dehydrogenase, giving the protein MKIAALFLMFYCLNFSYSQTIGLKTFASGFSNPLEITNAGDSRLFIVEKDGIIKILNPDGTTNPNAFLNITGQVSTGGEQGLLGLAFHPNYASNGFFYTNHTNLSGNTVITRYSVDSTNPNLANASSATVLLTIAQPYANHNGGSLKFGPDGYLYIGMGDGGSAGDPGNRAQNINELLGKMLRIDVNSGTPYGIPANNPYVGIAGADEIWAIGLRNPWKFSFDKKLGNLWIADVGQDNIEEINMAPATQAGLNYGWRCYEGDTAYNTTGCPPQASLKFPLKTINHSTGACSVTGGYVYNGTSYPNFKGLYFFTDYCNPQIGMMTSSGTVTYSTVFTGNSFSSFGEDINGELYVAALNNGTIYKVTDTSLGITSFDKTQFLIYPNPAKSEIIIQKSNKNYPIEVTLFDMEGKMLLKKKTENKDINTIKMDNYSKGFYIVTVKNELGHVSTYRLIVE; this is encoded by the coding sequence ATGAAAATAGCAGCCTTATTTCTCATGTTCTATTGTTTAAATTTTTCCTATTCACAAACTATCGGACTAAAGACTTTTGCATCAGGTTTTTCAAACCCCCTGGAAATTACAAATGCTGGAGACAGTAGATTGTTTATTGTAGAAAAAGATGGCATTATAAAAATATTAAACCCTGACGGAACTACAAATCCAAATGCTTTCCTTAATATTACAGGTCAGGTAAGTACTGGCGGCGAACAAGGTCTGCTAGGTTTAGCTTTTCATCCCAATTATGCATCAAATGGATTCTTTTATACCAATCACACTAATTTATCTGGAAATACAGTAATTACAAGATATTCTGTTGATAGTACAAACCCAAATCTTGCTAACGCCTCAAGTGCAACTGTACTATTAACCATTGCACAACCTTATGCCAACCATAATGGAGGATCTCTAAAATTTGGACCAGATGGCTATTTGTATATTGGCATGGGTGATGGTGGTAGCGCTGGAGATCCAGGAAACAGAGCACAAAACATCAATGAATTATTAGGGAAAATGCTCCGTATAGATGTAAATTCAGGAACTCCGTATGGCATTCCTGCTAACAATCCGTATGTAGGAATTGCCGGTGCCGATGAAATTTGGGCAATTGGTCTTCGGAATCCCTGGAAATTCTCTTTCGACAAAAAACTGGGTAATCTATGGATTGCAGATGTAGGACAAGACAATATAGAAGAAATCAACATGGCACCAGCTACACAAGCAGGATTAAACTATGGCTGGCGTTGTTATGAAGGTGATACTGCGTACAATACTACTGGCTGTCCGCCACAAGCTTCTTTGAAGTTTCCATTAAAAACAATAAACCATTCTACAGGTGCGTGTTCCGTTACTGGCGGATATGTATATAACGGAACTTCTTACCCTAATTTCAAGGGATTGTACTTCTTTACGGATTATTGTAATCCACAAATAGGCATGATGACGTCTAGTGGAACGGTTACCTACTCTACAGTCTTCACAGGAAATAGTTTTTCTTCCTTTGGTGAAGATATCAATGGTGAACTATACGTTGCTGCTCTTAATAATGGTACTATTTACAAAGTTACCGACACTTCTCTGGGCATCACCTCTTTTGATAAAACACAATTTCTAATTTATCCTAATCCAGCTAAATCAGAAATTATTATCCAAAAATCAAACAAAAATTACCCTATCGAGGTCACTCTTTTTGATATGGAAGGCAAAATGTTATTGAAGAAAAAAACAGAAAATAAAGACATAAATACTATCAAAATGGATAATTACTCCAAAGGCTTTTATATAGTTACCGTCAAAAATGAACTGGGTCATGTTTCGACCTATAGACTAATTGTCGAATAG